In a genomic window of Chryseobacterium sp. G0162:
- a CDS encoding toxic anion resistance protein: protein MDNQENQPIDPLGSIEPLRTFEPTPMVPPTPAQPVQNAAPAVLVDREGNVNLTQLQSEERQKYEVLANSIDEANPGSIVNFGAELQKTLTNQSDSFLGNVRRSNSGEVGGLINDLLVELNYVDVEELNGNKVKSFLSKLPFMKKVITQVENLFTKYDKIINNIEQISYKVNAGIITSTKDNAVLQTIFESNVNSIKQIEDLVIAGNIRMERAAVELAQMETSPESFQDYQIADKRDFIARLDRRMADLKVVRVIMMQSLPQIRLVQNNNVSIAEKAQTILTTTLPVWKNQLSLAVAMYRQQQNIEIQQKVSSTTEEILRKNAERLGQNSINVARANEQTIVSVETLKETTSMLINTLNEVKQIQKQGADNRRKLDQDLQTLEHELKANVRG, encoded by the coding sequence ATGGACAATCAAGAAAATCAACCGATAGATCCACTAGGATCAATTGAACCTCTTAGAACATTTGAACCTACTCCAATGGTTCCTCCAACACCAGCTCAGCCTGTTCAAAATGCAGCGCCAGCAGTATTGGTAGACAGAGAAGGAAATGTAAATTTGACTCAGTTACAGTCAGAAGAACGCCAAAAATATGAAGTTTTAGCGAACTCTATTGATGAAGCTAATCCGGGATCTATTGTAAATTTCGGAGCTGAACTTCAAAAAACATTAACCAATCAGAGTGATAGTTTCTTAGGGAATGTAAGAAGATCTAACTCAGGAGAAGTTGGTGGATTGATCAATGACCTTTTGGTAGAGCTGAACTATGTAGATGTAGAGGAACTGAACGGAAATAAAGTAAAAAGTTTCCTGAGCAAATTGCCATTCATGAAGAAGGTAATCACTCAGGTAGAAAATTTGTTTACAAAATATGACAAGATCATCAATAATATTGAGCAGATCTCTTATAAAGTAAATGCAGGAATCATCACTTCTACAAAGGATAATGCAGTGCTTCAGACTATTTTTGAAAGCAATGTAAATTCTATCAAGCAAATTGAGGACCTTGTGATTGCAGGAAATATCAGAATGGAAAGAGCTGCTGTAGAATTAGCTCAGATGGAAACAAGCCCTGAGAGTTTCCAGGATTATCAGATTGCCGATAAGAGAGACTTTATTGCAAGATTAGACCGCAGAATGGCTGATCTTAAGGTGGTACGTGTAATTATGATGCAGTCACTTCCACAGATCAGACTGGTTCAGAATAACAACGTTTCTATTGCAGAAAAAGCGCAGACTATTCTTACCACTACACTTCCTGTATGGAAAAACCAGCTTTCACTTGCCGTTGCGATGTACAGACAGCAGCAGAATATTGAAATCCAGCAGAAAGTATCTTCTACTACAGAAGAGATTTTAAGAAAGAATGCAGAGCGTCTTGGTCAGAACTCAATTAACGTGGCAAGAGCCAATGAACAAACTATTGTCTCTGTAGAAACATTGAAAGAAACAACTTCAATGCTGATTAACACTTTAAATGAGGTGAAACAGATTCAGAAACAGGGAGCTGATAACAGAAGAAAACTGGATCAGGATCTTCAGACATTAGAGCACGAATTAAAAGCGAATGTCAGAGGTTAA